The segment CTTAAAATATATTTTAGTTACAAATGTATTCTTTTTTTTTATCATCTCCCTATTATTAGGAGATATTATATAGCTACTGTTCTATAAATTAATAAACTTTAAAAACTTTCTTGCCGATTTATAATGCAAACAGATTAAAGGTATTCATTTTTGTTTGATCTGCCATTCTTTCTAGTGAAATATTATAAATTTCAGCTAATTTTCTAATTACATGAAAAACATACGCACTCTCATTTCTACGACCTCTAAAGGGAACTGGAGCTAAATAAGGTGAATCTGTTTCAATCAACAATCTATCTAAGGGTATTTTTTTTATAAATTTAGAAAGATTAGAGTTTTTAAAAGTTACTATTCCATTAATCCCAATCATCCAATTTTTAAGAGGTAAAAATCGATCTAAGTCTTTTTCCTCTCCTGAAAAACTATGAATAACACCTCTCGTATTTTCAAACTCAGGTTTATTCAAAATTTCTTCTATTTCTGAATAAGCATTACGAGCATGAATAACGACCGGTAAATCTTCTTCTAAAGACCAGTTTAATTGTTTTTCAAAAGCAAGTATTTGCTCTTTTTTAAAGCTTATATCCCAATAAAAATCTAGTCCTACTTCTCCTATTGCAATAAATCGACTCCTATCTAAAGTCAATTCTTTATGAATTAGCTCTAGCTCTTCTTGGTAGTTCTCTTTAACAGATGTTGGGTGCAAACCCATCATTGGTTTTAAATAATCGGGATAACGATCGCACACACGCAACAACCTATCTATAGACAAAGAATCAATGTTTGGTAATAAAACCTGAGAAACTCCTATTTCTTGAGCATTACTTATCACTGTTTCTAAATCCGAATCAAAATCTTCTTGATAAAGATGAGCATGAGAGTCTATAAAATCCATAATCTTCCTAAAATAATAATTTTGTCAAAATATTATCAAATATTTCTAATCATTAATTTAGCAGCAAGATCTTGGAGTAGCTTTTTCTTATCATCAGAAACTGATACTAAAGATAAAGAATTTAATGCTTTATCATAATATTCATTCATTTTCTGCTTACAAATCTCATCTATTCCCAATTCATTATAAATCTCTGTAATGGCTTTAATCTTCTTCTCTGAATTAAATTCTTTGGTATCAATCCATATTTCCAAGTCTTCTTTGACTTTACCGGTAGCCCTATTACATGCTTGAATAAGCATATATGTTTTTTTATTACTTACAATATCATCTCCTGTCTGTTTTCCAAAAACTTTAGGATCACCATATACATCTAAGTAATCATCTTGAAGTTGGAATGCTAAACCTACATTTAGTCCAAAATCATACAATAGATTCGTATCTTCATCAGATGCTCCTGCTATAATAGCACCCATTTTAATGCTACTTGCTAATAATACAGCTGTTTTCAATCGAATCATATCTAAATAATCTTCAGCTTTTACACTGTTTTTAGTTTCAAATTCAATATCATACTGCTGACCTTCGCATATTTCTAATGTAACCTTATTAAATTCATTTAAAACAGCGGACAAGTTTTCTTGAGGAGCTTTTGCCAATAAATGATAGGATAAAATAAGCATAGCATCTCCTGATAGAATAGCTGTATTGGCATTCCAAACATTATGCACTGTTGGCTTATTTCTTCTTAAATCAGATTTATCCATTAAATCATCATGTAGCAATGTGAAGTTATGATAAACCTCTATTGCACAAGCAGCAGGAAGAGTCTTTTCTAAATCATCTTTATACAACTGATAAGCCAATAGCATAAGAATAGGACGAATTCTCTTCCCTCCTATTGACAATACATAATGTATTGGCTCATAAAGATTTTTAGGATCTTTCTTTTCGTTAAGAGACTTTAAGTAATTGTTTACTAATGATTTTAAATCAGATGTAGTTTTCATAAGTATCGTACTTCAAAAAAAAAGGCTGCAGCTAGGCAGCCTTTTTTATCTATATAAGATTATTTTAATCTAAATGTTACTGGTACTGTATATTTAACACGTACTGTTTTACCACCTTGTTTACCTGGTTTCCACTTAGGCATAGACATGATCACACGGATAGCTTCTTTGTCTAATGAAGGGTCAACCCCACGCACAACTTTAGGATCCACAATTGTTCCGTCTCTATTAACGACGAACTCTACAACTACACGTCCTTGAATACCATTTTCCTGAGCAATAGTTGGGTATTTAATATTCTTACCCAAGAATTTCATCAGCTCTGCAATACCTCCTGGAGGTTCGGGCATTTCTTCAACCACAACGAAGATTTCTTCTTCTTGAGGTGCTGCTTCTTCAATGACTGTAGGAGCTACGAATTGTTTCACTTCCACTTTTTGACCTAAATCCTCATTTGTTGCGATTTGTACATCAGCAACATCTTCATCGTCATCAACAACGTTAAGGATTTCTGTCACCTGTGGCGGTACTTCCGCTGGTGGTGGTGGTGGAGGAGGGGTATTATCTTGCTCTGTAATAGGCATGATATCCTCCTCGAACGAGATGTCTGCTACGGCCTGGCTTGTATCGATCTTTATATCGCGTTTAGACCACTCGAAAGAAACGAATA is part of the Bacteroides coprosuis DSM 18011 genome and harbors:
- a CDS encoding hydrolase, TatD family (COGs: COG0084 Mg-dependent DNase~InterPro IPR015991:IPR001130~KEGG: pdi:BDI_3735 putative deoxyribonuclease~PFAM: Deoxyribonuclease, TatD-related~SPTR: Hydrolase, TatD family;~TIGRFAM: Deoxyribonuclease, TatD Mg-dependent, prokaryote~IMG reference gene:2504105730~PFAM: TatD related DNase~TIGRFAM: hydrolase, TatD family), whose product is MDFIDSHAHLYQEDFDSDLETVISNAQEIGVSQVLLPNIDSLSIDRLLRVCDRYPDYLKPMMGLHPTSVKENYQEELELIHKELTLDRSRFIAIGEVGLDFYWDISFKKEQILAFEKQLNWSLEEDLPVVIHARNAYSEIEEILNKPEFENTRGVIHSFSGEEKDLDRFLPLKNWMIGINGIVTFKNSNLSKFIKKIPLDRLLIETDSPYLAPVPFRGRRNESAYVFHVIRKLAEIYNISLERMADQTKMNTFNLFAL
- a CDS encoding Polyprenyl synthetase (COGs: COG0142 Geranylgeranyl pyrophosphate synthase~InterPro IPR000092~KEGG: bth:BT_2058 putative isoprenyl synthetase~PFAM: Polyprenyl synthetase~SPTR: Putative uncharacterized protein;~IMG reference gene:2504105731~PFAM: Polyprenyl synthetase); amino-acid sequence: MKTTSDLKSLVNNYLKSLNEKKDPKNLYEPIHYVLSIGGKRIRPILMLLAYQLYKDDLEKTLPAACAIEVYHNFTLLHDDLMDKSDLRRNKPTVHNVWNANTAILSGDAMLILSYHLLAKAPQENLSAVLNEFNKVTLEICEGQQYDIEFETKNSVKAEDYLDMIRLKTAVLLASSIKMGAIIAGASDEDTNLLYDFGLNVGLAFQLQDDYLDVYGDPKVFGKQTGDDIVSNKKTYMLIQACNRATGKVKEDLEIWIDTKEFNSEKKIKAITEIYNELGIDEICKQKMNEYYDKALNSLSLVSVSDDKKKLLQDLAAKLMIRNI
- a CDS encoding TonB family protein (InterPro IPR006260~KEGG: bvu:BVU_1938 outer membrane protein TonB~PFAM: TonB, C-terminal~SPTR: Putative uncharacterized protein;~TIGRFAM: TonB, C-terminal~IMG reference gene:2504105732~PFAM: Gram-negative bacterial tonB protein~TIGRFAM: TonB family C-terminal domain); the encoded protein is MEVKKSPKADLEPRKSTWHILGYVIVLALLFVSFEWSKRDIKIDTSQAVADISFEEDIMPITEQDNTPPPPPPPAEVPPQVTEILNVVDDDEDVADVQIATNEDLGQKVEVKQFVAPTVIEEAAPQEEEIFVVVEEMPEPPGGIAELMKFLGKNIKYPTIAQENGIQGRVVVEFVVNRDGTIVDPKVVRGVDPSLDKEAIRVIMSMPKWKPGKQGGKTVRVKYTVPVTFRLK